Proteins encoded within one genomic window of Bacillus sp. F19:
- a CDS encoding GNAT family N-acetyltransferase has protein sequence MKLRYVSSKDFYLISPLLDEWWGGRKMTYMLPKLFFDHFQDTSLIMEKNGQIIGFLIGFLSQSKQREAYIHFVGVHPLFRKNKVGQRLYNEFFKLVKQHGCQTVRCITSPVNTGSIQFHKKMGFEIENGDKIVNGVHATANYDGENKDRVLFVKRLSLEEKA, from the coding sequence ATGAAACTCCGGTATGTGTCTTCAAAAGATTTCTATCTCATTTCTCCTTTGCTAGATGAGTGGTGGGGCGGAAGAAAGATGACATATATGCTTCCCAAGCTGTTTTTTGATCATTTTCAAGATACTAGTTTAATCATGGAGAAAAACGGACAAATCATCGGCTTTTTAATTGGGTTTCTGTCTCAATCAAAGCAAAGAGAAGCATATATCCACTTTGTCGGCGTCCATCCGCTTTTTAGAAAAAACAAGGTAGGACAGAGGCTTTACAATGAGTTTTTCAAATTAGTAAAGCAGCATGGATGCCAGACTGTCCGCTGTATCACATCTCCCGTAAATACAGGTTCTATCCAGTTTCACAAGAAGATGGGGTTTGAAATTGAAAATGGAGACAAGATTGTAAATGGTGTACATGCAACGGCCAATTACGACGGGGAAAACAAGGATCGTGTTCTGTTTGTGAAAAGATTAAGTTTGGAGGAGAAAGCATGA
- the ybaK gene encoding Cys-tRNA(Pro) deacylase has protein sequence MKKVKTNAMRILDKEKIEYKIMTYRADDGKIDGLSVAKKIGKEEGLVYKTLISQGSSKGYYVFVIPVEAELDLKKAAKVVGEKKVEMIPVKDITKVSGYVRGGCSPIGMKSLFPTFIDEKALSVGTIIVSGGNIGVQIEIKAEGLAKAIKAQFADLSK, from the coding sequence ATGAAAAAAGTTAAAACCAATGCAATGCGGATATTAGACAAAGAAAAAATCGAGTATAAAATAATGACGTATAGGGCAGATGACGGAAAAATTGATGGATTATCTGTGGCCAAAAAAATTGGAAAAGAAGAAGGATTAGTGTATAAAACCCTTATTTCCCAAGGTTCTAGCAAGGGATATTATGTTTTTGTTATTCCGGTTGAAGCCGAGCTCGATTTGAAAAAGGCTGCTAAGGTTGTTGGAGAGAAGAAAGTCGAAATGATTCCAGTTAAGGATATAACGAAAGTGTCTGGATATGTGCGGGGTGGCTGTTCACCAATAGGAATGAAAAGTTTGTTTCCTACTTTTATCGATGAAAAAGCTCTATCAGTTGGTACAATCATTGTCAGTGGGGGAAATATCGGTGTACAGATTGAAATTAAGGCAGAGGGTTTAGCAAAGGCAATAAAAGCACAATTCGCTGATTTATCTAAATAG
- a CDS encoding cell wall hydrolase produces the protein MPRVNYRSSDVDLMARMMRAEAEGEGKQGMLYVGNVIVNRLKANCLDFKNLRSIPQVIYQVQGGNYSFEAVQKGNVFYNRARTVEKRLAKQNLDYWRQHPGKYALWYFNPYAPCPPTWYDQPFSGQFKKHCFYEPKAETCDSVYSG, from the coding sequence ATGCCAAGAGTAAATTACCGAAGTTCAGACGTTGACTTAATGGCAAGGATGATGAGAGCAGAAGCCGAAGGTGAAGGAAAACAAGGAATGTTATATGTTGGTAATGTAATTGTTAATCGTCTTAAAGCAAATTGTTTAGACTTTAAAAATTTAAGATCAATTCCACAAGTCATTTATCAGGTACAAGGAGGAAATTATTCTTTTGAAGCTGTTCAAAAAGGTAATGTATTTTATAATAGAGCGAGAACTGTTGAAAAAAGATTAGCAAAACAGAATTTGGATTATTGGAGACAACACCCAGGGAAATATGCTCTTTGGTATTTTAATCCATATGCTCCATGCCCTCCAACATGGTACGATCAACCTTTTTCTGGTCAATTTAAAAAACATTGTTTTTATGAACCAAAAGCTGAAACATGTGATAGTGTTTATAGTGGTTAA
- a CDS encoding MHS family MFS transporter, producing MAQNKGDKKIATKALIASLIGSSIEWYDYFLYGTIAALIFSKLYFPSGDPVVGLMLAYTSFALPFFIRPLGGVIFSHIGDKIGRKKTLVMTLSLMGGATVLIGFLPTYEAIGIWAPILLITLRLIQGLGIGGEWGGALLLATEYAPPKKRGFFGSIPQMGVTIGLLLGTLSISLMTLLPNAQFEAWGWRVPFILSALLVFIGLWIRNGIDETPAFQEAKESGNISKVPLIDTFKYHWKEVLVAVGAKVVETAPFYIFGTFIISYATGTLGFERSSTLNAVTIATLITTIMIPFMGKLSDKVGRKPLYIGGTVAMILFAFPYFYLLSLDSVLWLTVATIIGLGIIWAPITAVLGTMFSEIFSTSVRYTGVTVGYQLGAAIAGGTAPLIATALLNAYDNSFVPVALYIIAASIISLIAVSFTRETRPIDTDGQPQSKAM from the coding sequence ATGGCTCAAAACAAAGGGGATAAAAAAATAGCAACAAAAGCCTTGATAGCTAGTTTAATAGGAAGTTCTATTGAGTGGTACGATTATTTTTTATACGGAACAATCGCTGCGCTTATTTTCAGCAAGTTGTATTTCCCATCAGGTGATCCGGTTGTCGGATTAATGCTTGCGTACACATCCTTTGCACTTCCCTTCTTCATTCGTCCGTTAGGCGGAGTAATTTTCAGTCACATTGGGGATAAAATTGGGCGGAAAAAGACGCTTGTCATGACACTATCGTTAATGGGAGGAGCTACTGTATTAATAGGCTTCCTGCCTACATATGAAGCGATCGGTATATGGGCTCCGATTCTACTAATCACCTTGCGCTTAATTCAAGGTCTGGGTATTGGCGGTGAGTGGGGGGGAGCACTATTATTAGCTACAGAGTATGCACCTCCTAAAAAGCGGGGATTTTTCGGCAGCATTCCACAAATGGGAGTAACGATCGGCTTGCTGCTTGGAACATTATCGATATCGCTCATGACTCTATTGCCTAATGCACAATTTGAAGCCTGGGGATGGCGGGTGCCGTTTATTTTAAGCGCGCTGTTAGTATTTATAGGATTATGGATTCGTAACGGCATAGACGAAACTCCAGCATTCCAGGAAGCAAAAGAATCAGGCAATATTTCTAAAGTGCCGCTTATTGACACGTTCAAATATCATTGGAAAGAAGTCCTTGTTGCGGTAGGGGCCAAAGTAGTTGAAACAGCACCATTCTATATTTTTGGAACATTTATTATTTCATATGCTACCGGTACCCTTGGGTTTGAAAGAAGCTCTACATTGAATGCAGTTACAATCGCAACTCTGATCACAACGATCATGATTCCGTTTATGGGTAAATTATCAGATAAGGTTGGCCGTAAGCCGCTGTATATAGGTGGAACCGTAGCCATGATCCTATTCGCCTTCCCGTACTTTTACTTACTATCATTAGATTCTGTCCTTTGGTTAACAGTCGCAACAATTATTGGGCTTGGAATCATTTGGGCACCTATTACTGCTGTATTGGGAACGATGTTTTCGGAAATTTTTTCAACAAGTGTCCGCTATACAGGTGTAACAGTTGGTTATCAGCTGGGGGCTGCTATTGCCGGCGGTACAGCTCCACTTATTGCAACTGCATTGCTGAATGCATATGATAATTCATTTGTTCCCGTTGCCCTTTATATAATCGCTGCGTCAATCATCTCATTAATTGCGGTTTCGTTTACCCGTGAAACAAGACCCATTGATACAGATGGTCAGCCGCAAAGCAAGGCCATGTAA
- a CDS encoding MFS transporter, with the protein MGNWKNPVLLTSGIGISYLGSWIYLIAINLSILNLTGSAAAVAGLYMIRPIAVLVTNTWSGSVIDRVNKRELMIAVDVIRGVLVFSIPFLSSLWTIYLSVFLINIAGSFFGPSSSVYITKLIPSDKRKRFNSIMSMTSSGAFLTGPAIAGFLIMYAGTDVCIFINAFTFIACAFFIYLLPNVDERLEQARDPIRIKTLIADWNAVIQFGKGAVFFITVYLLFQTAMLIGFALDSQEATFIKQHLNLTDKDYGLIVSLTGLGSLAGAGAAALAANKLKLNFYIGAGMLLTSVGYLFFYSSYSFLTATLSFIFLGFFMAFASTGYATFFQNNVPVEIMGRFGSVAEMIQGIIQIVLTLILGLTAEWFTLQTVCQIFSAISVLFAAILFITVIIPSKTHFFKDTTDIISG; encoded by the coding sequence ATGGGAAATTGGAAAAATCCTGTTCTGCTTACTTCGGGGATCGGCATATCCTATTTGGGCAGCTGGATTTATTTAATTGCGATTAATCTCTCTATTTTAAATCTGACAGGATCTGCGGCTGCGGTCGCTGGTCTATATATGATCCGGCCTATTGCTGTTCTTGTAACAAATACTTGGTCAGGCAGTGTGATAGACCGAGTGAACAAGCGGGAATTAATGATTGCAGTGGATGTGATTAGAGGGGTTTTAGTGTTTAGTATTCCTTTTTTATCCTCATTATGGACAATATATCTCTCTGTCTTTTTAATTAATATCGCTGGTTCCTTTTTTGGACCAAGCTCTTCTGTATACATAACGAAACTGATTCCTTCTGATAAGAGAAAACGTTTTAACTCTATCATGAGTATGACAAGTTCAGGCGCATTTTTAACAGGTCCCGCCATAGCGGGTTTTCTGATCATGTATGCTGGAACAGATGTGTGCATATTCATTAATGCGTTCACATTTATTGCATGCGCATTCTTCATTTATCTGCTTCCAAATGTGGATGAAAGGCTTGAACAGGCAAGAGATCCAATCAGAATTAAAACTCTAATTGCTGATTGGAACGCGGTAATTCAATTTGGAAAGGGTGCTGTGTTTTTTATAACAGTCTATCTATTATTTCAAACAGCCATGCTCATCGGATTTGCCCTTGATTCTCAAGAGGCTACATTCATAAAACAGCATCTGAATCTCACAGACAAAGATTATGGACTCATCGTGAGTTTAACGGGTCTTGGTTCACTTGCAGGGGCAGGAGCTGCTGCACTCGCGGCAAATAAACTGAAGCTCAACTTTTATATTGGGGCAGGGATGCTGCTGACTTCAGTCGGTTATTTGTTTTTTTACAGTTCATACAGCTTTTTAACGGCAACACTCTCTTTTATCTTTTTAGGTTTTTTCATGGCATTTGCGAGCACAGGGTATGCGACTTTTTTTCAAAACAATGTGCCAGTTGAGATTATGGGACGCTTCGGAAGTGTTGCGGAGATGATCCAGGGGATCATTCAAATTGTTTTAACGCTGATTCTTGGATTAACAGCAGAATGGTTCACGCTGCAGACTGTGTGCCAGATTTTTTCAGCCATTAGTGTTTTGTTTGCCGCCATTCTTTTTATTACTGTGATAATCCCTTCTAAAACACATTTCTTCAAAGATACAACTGATATAATTTCAGGCTGA
- the istA gene encoding IS21 family transposase, giving the protein MITRGDFFMIKDMYKRGMSISDIARELELDRGTVRKYINSSVAPSKQKRTKTKSKLDSYKEYLHQRMLEDGVFNGERLLDEIKQLGYTGGKTILKDYIKPFRDKEKKKYSVRYETLPGEQMQVDWKEIGEIILNGERIKLSMFVATLGYSRMKYAEFTTSQDQEHVLQCLISSFKYFGGVPQKILFDNMRTVTDGREQGIVKWNARFAEFAAYYDFIPKACKPYRAKTKGKVERAIQYITNSFYVGTTFDSIEDINLQVERWLDGIGNRKKNDTTDVPPQERWSEEKLSSLPKINYDTSYRVYRKTHFDSTLSYKGHKWLLPKEFALKDILVKESLTGVLRFFYQGEEITAFQTPASVISLADQIKKKQSAVVAAPHSVPEVSVNTRPLSVYDDLLRGES; this is encoded by the coding sequence ATGATTACAAGAGGGGATTTTTTTATGATTAAAGATATGTACAAGCGAGGAATGTCTATTTCTGATATTGCAAGAGAACTAGAGCTAGATCGTGGAACGGTTAGGAAATACATAAACTCTTCTGTAGCTCCTTCAAAGCAAAAGCGAACAAAGACAAAAAGCAAGTTGGATTCATACAAGGAATACCTTCATCAACGGATGCTGGAAGATGGCGTTTTTAACGGTGAACGCTTATTAGATGAAATCAAACAATTGGGATATACCGGAGGGAAAACGATTTTAAAAGATTACATTAAGCCCTTTAGAGATAAGGAGAAGAAGAAGTATTCTGTACGATATGAAACTTTACCAGGTGAACAGATGCAGGTGGATTGGAAAGAGATTGGAGAAATCATTCTAAACGGAGAGCGAATAAAGCTTTCTATGTTTGTTGCAACATTAGGTTACTCCAGAATGAAATATGCGGAGTTTACAACGTCTCAAGATCAAGAACATGTCCTTCAATGTTTGATTAGCAGCTTTAAGTACTTCGGCGGAGTTCCGCAGAAAATACTGTTTGATAATATGCGAACAGTGACAGATGGACGTGAACAAGGAATCGTGAAGTGGAACGCTCGATTTGCGGAATTTGCAGCCTATTACGATTTTATTCCTAAAGCCTGCAAGCCCTATAGGGCTAAAACGAAAGGCAAAGTTGAACGAGCGATTCAATATATCACAAATAGCTTTTATGTTGGAACTACATTCGATTCCATTGAAGATATTAATCTTCAAGTAGAACGTTGGCTTGACGGAATTGGCAATCGCAAAAAGAATGATACCACAGATGTCCCTCCACAAGAACGCTGGTCGGAAGAAAAGCTTAGTTCATTACCAAAAATCAATTATGACACGAGCTATCGCGTCTATCGTAAGACACATTTTGATAGCACCCTATCTTATAAAGGACACAAGTGGCTACTCCCAAAGGAATTTGCATTAAAGGATATCCTGGTTAAAGAATCATTAACTGGAGTACTTCGTTTCTTTTATCAAGGTGAAGAGATTACAGCATTTCAAACACCAGCATCAGTCATTTCATTAGCTGATCAAATAAAAAAGAAACAGAGTGCCGTGGTTGCCGCCCCGCATTCTGTTCCCGAAGTATCCGTCAATACTCGTCCTCTCTCCGTTTATGACGATCTCTTGAGAGGTGAATCATGA
- a CDS encoding NUDIX domain-containing protein, which produces MRKGIIRPLVICPFQKNNRILVAEGFDESKGDFFYRPIGGGIEFGESSSIALEREVDEEIGAVISNISYIGTIENIFSYNGSQGHEIVQVCHAEFTDPTYYELESFEGKEDNGTIFKLYWKSLSEFQDGNLRLVPENLLELLTQKGGN; this is translated from the coding sequence ATGAGGAAGGGAATCATTCGCCCATTAGTTATTTGTCCGTTTCAAAAAAACAACCGGATTTTAGTTGCTGAAGGTTTTGACGAAAGCAAGGGGGATTTTTTTTACCGCCCGATCGGCGGAGGTATAGAGTTTGGAGAAAGCAGTTCTATTGCGCTCGAAAGAGAAGTTGATGAGGAGATTGGTGCAGTCATTTCCAATATTTCTTATATAGGAACAATTGAGAATATCTTTAGTTATAACGGCAGTCAGGGGCATGAAATCGTTCAGGTCTGTCATGCCGAATTTACTGATCCAACCTATTATGAGCTGGAATCATTTGAAGGAAAAGAAGATAATGGCACAATTTTTAAGCTTTATTGGAAATCTTTAAGTGAGTTTCAGGATGGTAACCTGAGATTAGTTCCTGAAAACCTGCTGGAACTGCTGACACAGAAAGGAGGAAACTAA
- a CDS encoding FadR family transcriptional regulator gives MPLVKKQLVHELAAGEIKRLIRSNKFQKGDKLPSMADLAVKFGVSRTSIREALRQLEAQHFVEIVNGKGILVKDANAHQLQTRIFIESELTFLLQLCEVRRGLEGQAIELAANRATEEQLVKMETNLKIFENVKTLSEDSVQADLDFHQTLYEASHNPVLYKMIATVYESFNEFWRRNENSNSIFADTYHFHEDIYFYVKKKQPELARLALNQMIDVVESRVKELF, from the coding sequence ATGCCTCTAGTTAAAAAACAATTGGTACATGAATTAGCAGCAGGAGAAATTAAAAGACTGATTCGAAGCAACAAGTTTCAAAAGGGTGATAAACTGCCATCTATGGCTGATCTTGCAGTGAAGTTTGGCGTTAGCCGGACTAGCATAAGAGAGGCACTTCGACAACTTGAGGCTCAACATTTCGTTGAAATTGTGAATGGAAAAGGAATCCTTGTAAAGGATGCAAATGCTCATCAGCTTCAAACCCGTATATTTATTGAAAGTGAGCTGACCTTTTTGCTTCAGTTATGTGAAGTAAGAAGGGGGCTTGAAGGGCAAGCAATAGAACTTGCTGCCAACAGAGCAACAGAGGAACAGTTGGTCAAAATGGAAACAAATCTGAAAATTTTTGAAAATGTCAAAACTTTAAGTGAAGATTCTGTTCAAGCTGATTTAGATTTTCACCAAACTCTTTATGAAGCATCACACAATCCTGTCTTATACAAAATGATTGCCACTGTATACGAATCGTTTAATGAATTTTGGAGAAGAAATGAAAATTCTAATTCCATTTTTGCAGATACCTATCACTTTCATGAAGATATCTATTTTTACGTAAAAAAGAAACAGCCAGAACTTGCCAGATTAGCATTAAACCAAATGATAGATGTCGTAGAATCAAGAGTAAAAGAATTATTTTAA
- a CDS encoding lipid II flippase Amj family protein, producing the protein MELITGKVILISIFLLIITIIETLAYSTRISGARVKLIATALSLFSTMVILSRFSTMIQQPLTAKLIAEAPDTNKLIFIEEQYRVLIGVTSLGVLVGILLFPTFISIFSRAIIQLSKERGSIVSLLIKHFNLTGFKKVYKCIRLPKISYLNGITLSTIPKRLFIINVIISAVFTIGVLSSIYASMLVPKDYAQAALMSSGIINGIATILLTLFIDPKASVLADRVVKNESKYIFLKSYSLTMISSKFVGTLLAQLIFIPAAYYVAWFAKWI; encoded by the coding sequence ATGGAATTAATTACAGGCAAAGTAATTTTGATTTCTATTTTTCTTTTGATAATAACAATCATTGAAACATTAGCTTACTCAACCAGAATATCCGGAGCTAGAGTAAAGCTTATAGCGACAGCATTATCTTTGTTCAGCACAATGGTTATATTATCGAGATTTTCTACAATGATCCAGCAGCCTTTAACGGCCAAGCTCATTGCAGAGGCACCAGATACAAACAAATTAATTTTTATTGAAGAACAGTACCGTGTACTTATTGGTGTAACATCTTTAGGTGTATTAGTAGGAATTCTGCTATTCCCCACATTTATCTCAATCTTCTCAAGAGCAATCATTCAACTTTCAAAAGAAAGAGGCTCAATTGTGTCTCTGCTAATTAAGCATTTTAATTTAACTGGATTTAAAAAGGTTTATAAATGTATTAGACTACCTAAAATCTCCTATCTTAATGGAATTACTTTAAGCACCATTCCAAAGCGTCTTTTTATTATCAATGTTATAATATCTGCGGTTTTTACAATAGGTGTACTATCCTCTATATATGCTTCAATGTTAGTCCCGAAAGATTATGCCCAAGCTGCTTTAATGTCTTCAGGCATTATTAACGGTATTGCCACCATTTTATTGACTTTATTCATAGATCCAAAAGCATCGGTTCTAGCTGATAGAGTGGTTAAAAATGAGAGTAAATACATTTTTCTAAAAAGTTATTCATTAACTATGATAAGCTCAAAATTCGTGGGTACATTACTGGCACAACTTATCTTTATCCCTGCTGCATATTATGTTGCTTGGTTTGCTAAATGGATATAA
- a CDS encoding ornithine cyclodeaminase family protein, producing MLLLNEQKINELYSMRDCIDDVEKAFRYGQEGKTIAPIRMSIPHKKMSAETLYMPSYIESEDYTAVKIVSIFPNNAKKGRKVLQSIILLTDAITGEHVAMMDASYLTILRTGASSGVATKYLARKRSRICAVLGCGAQSLGQIQAIMAVRNLEEIILYNRTKEKAEQLGEKLRALYPNWNGNIVLKSDANKAVEKADIIICSTKSTTPLFNGNLLKPGTHINAIGSYQPHMQEVDVHTLKKSGKIVVDTIEGALHETGDFLVPMKDGSWNPQSIYGEIGEIICGEKEARTNDDEITFYKSVGIGYLDTMVAVQVFKKAIEAGVGESFSL from the coding sequence TTGCTGTTATTAAATGAACAAAAGATCAATGAGTTGTACTCTATGAGAGATTGTATAGATGATGTAGAAAAAGCATTCCGTTATGGACAGGAAGGCAAAACAATTGCTCCAATCAGGATGTCTATCCCTCACAAGAAGATGTCAGCAGAAACGCTATATATGCCTTCGTATATTGAATCAGAGGACTACACAGCCGTTAAGATTGTAAGCATTTTTCCGAATAATGCTAAAAAAGGGAGAAAAGTGCTGCAAAGCATCATTTTATTAACAGATGCGATTACAGGAGAACATGTAGCGATGATGGATGCCAGTTACTTGACCATACTCAGGACCGGAGCATCAAGCGGAGTTGCCACGAAATATTTAGCACGCAAAAGATCCAGGATTTGTGCTGTTTTAGGCTGCGGTGCTCAATCGCTGGGACAAATTCAAGCTATTATGGCAGTTAGAAATTTGGAAGAGATTATCCTTTATAACCGGACGAAAGAAAAAGCAGAACAATTAGGTGAAAAACTTCGTGCACTATATCCTAATTGGAATGGAAACATTGTTCTCAAAAGTGATGCAAACAAGGCTGTTGAGAAAGCTGATATTATCATTTGCAGCACCAAATCTACTACCCCGCTGTTTAACGGAAACCTGCTAAAGCCAGGAACTCATATTAATGCGATTGGTTCGTATCAGCCGCATATGCAGGAAGTCGATGTTCACACGCTGAAAAAAAGCGGCAAAATCGTTGTTGATACCATTGAAGGAGCACTTCATGAAACGGGAGATTTTCTAGTTCCAATGAAAGACGGATCTTGGAATCCACAATCTATTTACGGTGAAATTGGGGAAATCATTTGTGGAGAAAAAGAAGCTCGAACGAACGATGACGAGATTACATTTTACAAGTCCGTTGGCATCGGCTATCTAGATACGATGGTTGCTGTTCAAGTTTTTAAAAAAGCGATTGAAGCTGGTGTTGGTGAAAGCTTTTCCCTTTAA
- a CDS encoding class I SAM-dependent methyltransferase, whose amino-acid sequence MQRRHRPQSPNSILEKPSLLGLMGEVSGKHILDLGCGDSTLGIDLLKLKCSSYIGIDGSANMCQKAAETLNGTNGRIIQSKMEGYEFPPSEFDTVVSQLALHYIEDFGVIANKVYQTLKTAGKFVFSVQHPLLTSSFKSMTQSGKRSDWIVDDYFHSGKRTEPWIGEKVVKYHRTTEEYFTGLQDAGFVIAGLKEATPQAENFDDPEEYKRRMRIPLFLQFLCEKPLR is encoded by the coding sequence ATGCAAAGAAGGCACAGACCGCAAAGTCCAAACTCCATTTTAGAAAAACCCTCACTGCTTGGATTAATGGGAGAGGTAAGCGGAAAGCACATTTTAGATTTAGGCTGCGGAGATTCCACTCTTGGAATCGATTTATTGAAGCTGAAGTGCAGCTCTTATATTGGGATAGATGGATCTGCAAACATGTGCCAAAAAGCGGCTGAAACCTTAAATGGAACTAACGGACGGATTATTCAATCCAAGATGGAAGGCTACGAATTTCCGCCGTCTGAGTTCGACACTGTAGTCTCCCAATTAGCCCTCCACTATATTGAAGACTTCGGTGTAATCGCTAATAAGGTTTATCAAACATTAAAGACTGCCGGCAAATTTGTATTCAGCGTGCAGCACCCTTTGCTCACTTCTTCATTTAAAAGCATGACTCAATCTGGCAAAAGATCTGATTGGATTGTCGATGATTACTTTCACTCCGGAAAACGGACAGAACCATGGATTGGTGAAAAAGTAGTAAAGTACCACCGGACCACAGAAGAATATTTTACAGGTTTACAGGATGCAGGATTCGTGATTGCTGGGCTAAAAGAGGCTACACCGCAAGCTGAAAACTTTGATGACCCTGAGGAATATAAAAGAAGAATGAGAATTCCTTTGTTTTTGCAGTTTTTATGTGAAAAGCCGCTTAGATAA
- a CDS encoding transposase, with translation MSRKNNSYSYELKIQAVQSYLKNGEGNYVKVAQMYGLKSKTQLENWVEKYRETGSVDAFKNTASPGSGGKGIPNPLKGKKNHFKSVEEERDYYKAQVEYLKKRYPNL, from the coding sequence ATGTCTAGAAAAAATAACAGCTACTCTTACGAGTTAAAAATACAAGCAGTTCAAAGTTATTTAAAAAATGGTGAAGGAAATTATGTCAAAGTTGCCCAAATGTATGGATTAAAAAGCAAAACCCAATTAGAAAATTGGGTAGAGAAATATCGTGAAACAGGGAGTGTTGATGCTTTTAAAAACACGGCTTCACCAGGGTCTGGCGGTAAGGGAATCCCTAATCCACTCAAAGGAAAGAAAAATCATTTCAAAAGTGTTGAAGAAGAACGTGACTACTACAAGGCACAGGTTGAATACCTAAAAAAGCGTTATCCAAATCTGTAA
- the istB gene encoding IS21-like element helper ATPase IstB — protein sequence MNEKMKEYCQKLNLSVIAEQWSTLSDQAAKNNVPYSSFLFSLLEAEFIERQQRTTKTLIKLSKLPFRKTMDEFDFTVQPSIDERRVKELMTLSFLKNHENPIFLGPPGIGKTHLAVSIGLQAISQGYKTYFISAHDLVSQLRKADLDQQLEKKLRSLVKPSLLIIDEMGFMKLEHYSAHYLFQVIARRYEKGSIILTSNKSFGDWGDIIGDPIIATAMLDRLLHHSRIFNLNGESYRMKEKKLQKEKQKGS from the coding sequence ATGAACGAGAAAATGAAAGAGTATTGCCAGAAGCTGAACTTGTCCGTAATCGCTGAACAATGGTCAACGCTTTCCGATCAAGCAGCTAAAAATAATGTACCATATTCTTCGTTTCTCTTCAGCCTTTTAGAGGCAGAATTTATTGAAAGACAGCAAAGAACGACTAAAACACTGATAAAACTTTCAAAACTTCCGTTCCGAAAGACGATGGATGAGTTTGACTTTACTGTTCAACCTTCAATTGACGAACGGAGAGTAAAAGAACTGATGACATTATCATTCTTGAAAAATCATGAGAATCCTATTTTTCTAGGTCCACCAGGCATTGGGAAAACTCACTTGGCAGTTTCTATTGGGCTGCAAGCTATATCACAAGGCTACAAAACATACTTTATATCTGCACATGACTTAGTATCACAATTAAGGAAAGCTGATCTTGATCAGCAGTTAGAAAAGAAACTGCGTTCTTTAGTAAAACCTAGTCTTCTAATCATTGATGAAATGGGTTTTATGAAACTCGAACATTATAGTGCTCATTATTTATTTCAAGTCATTGCCCGACGGTATGAGAAAGGTTCAATTATCTTAACATCAAACAAGTCATTTGGAGACTGGGGAGATATTATTGGTGATCCAATCATCGCGACCGCTATGTTAGATAGACTCTTACACCACTCAAGAATATTTAACCTAAACGGAGAAAGTTATCGTATGAAAGAAAAGAAGCTGCAGAAGGAAAAACAGAAGGGTTCGTAA